Proteins from a genomic interval of Neodiprion lecontei isolate iyNeoLeco1 chromosome 2, iyNeoLeco1.1, whole genome shotgun sequence:
- the LOC107225539 gene encoding elongation of very long chain fatty acids protein isoform X2 → MSGPGPVIIILAMYLYICTSGRSFMRDKPPYTLRKTMIVHNLIQVFFNIYLIREGLMAGWLYDYSYSCQPFVYSESPSDIRMARSVHLYFICKIIQLLDTVFVVLRKKERQLSLFHICYHITAVTYSWIGVRYMAGGHSTFIGLLNCFVLTFVYSYYLLAAIGPKVQKYLVWKKYLTALQIVRFVIADLHSIQVFFIDCTVPKSTALGTIVISTTFTYMLASFYVQNYHKSNVNNVACVGVSKNNSSSLKSNKKDFKLQSIPGQCD, encoded by the exons ATGTCGGGACCAGGGCCTGTGATTATTATACTGGCGATGTACCTGTATATCTGCACTTCGGGCCGAAGTTTCATGAGAGACAAGCCACCCTACACGTTGCGCAAAACTATGATTGTGCACAACTTGATTCAAGtctttttcaacatttatttAATCCGAGAGGGCTTAATGGCAGGCTGGCTTTACGATTACAGCTACTCGTGTCAACCATTCGTTTATTCGGAAAGCCCGTCGGATATTCGG ATGGCGAGAAGCGTACACCTGTACTTCATTTGCAAGATCATCCAACTTTTAGATACGGTATTCGTTGTACTCCGCAAGAAGGAACGTCAATTatctttatttcatatttgttACCACATTACAGCGGTGACTTATTCTTGGATTGGAGTCCGTTACATGGCTGGTGGTCATTCAACGTTTATCGGACTATTGAACTGTTTTGTTCTGACATTTGTATACAGCTATTACTTACTCGCTGCAATTGGGCCGAAAGTACAGAAGTACCTGGTGTGGAAAAAGTATCTGACTGCACTACAAATCGTACGATTTGTTATTGCAGATTTACACAGTATACAAGTGTTCTTCATCGACTGTACCGTTCCAAAGTCAACAGCTCTGGGCACAATAGTGATCAGCACTACTTTTACGTACATGCTCGCATCCTTTTATGTCCAAAATTACCATAAAAGTAACGTTAATAACGTGGCGTGCGTAGGTGtctcaaaaaataattccagcAGTCTgaaatctaataaaaaagattTTAAACTTCAAAGTATCCCTGGACAGTGTGATTAA
- the LOC107225539 gene encoding elongation of very long chain fatty acids protein isoform X1 produces the protein MLNRLLGWFYPSYHNYDPRTAEWFLMSGPGPVIIILAMYLYICTSGRSFMRDKPPYTLRKTMIVHNLIQVFFNIYLIREGLMAGWLYDYSYSCQPFVYSESPSDIRMARSVHLYFICKIIQLLDTVFVVLRKKERQLSLFHICYHITAVTYSWIGVRYMAGGHSTFIGLLNCFVLTFVYSYYLLAAIGPKVQKYLVWKKYLTALQIVRFVIADLHSIQVFFIDCTVPKSTALGTIVISTTFTYMLASFYVQNYHKSNVNNVACVGVSKNNSSSLKSNKKDFKLQSIPGQCD, from the exons atgtTAAATCGCCTTCTCGGATGGTTTTACCCATCGTACCATAATTATG ACCCCAGAACTGCCGAGTGGTTTTTAATGTCGGGACCAGGGCCTGTGATTATTATACTGGCGATGTACCTGTATATCTGCACTTCGGGCCGAAGTTTCATGAGAGACAAGCCACCCTACACGTTGCGCAAAACTATGATTGTGCACAACTTGATTCAAGtctttttcaacatttatttAATCCGAGAGGGCTTAATGGCAGGCTGGCTTTACGATTACAGCTACTCGTGTCAACCATTCGTTTATTCGGAAAGCCCGTCGGATATTCGG ATGGCGAGAAGCGTACACCTGTACTTCATTTGCAAGATCATCCAACTTTTAGATACGGTATTCGTTGTACTCCGCAAGAAGGAACGTCAATTatctttatttcatatttgttACCACATTACAGCGGTGACTTATTCTTGGATTGGAGTCCGTTACATGGCTGGTGGTCATTCAACGTTTATCGGACTATTGAACTGTTTTGTTCTGACATTTGTATACAGCTATTACTTACTCGCTGCAATTGGGCCGAAAGTACAGAAGTACCTGGTGTGGAAAAAGTATCTGACTGCACTACAAATCGTACGATTTGTTATTGCAGATTTACACAGTATACAAGTGTTCTTCATCGACTGTACCGTTCCAAAGTCAACAGCTCTGGGCACAATAGTGATCAGCACTACTTTTACGTACATGCTCGCATCCTTTTATGTCCAAAATTACCATAAAAGTAACGTTAATAACGTGGCGTGCGTAGGTGtctcaaaaaataattccagcAGTCTgaaatctaataaaaaagattTTAAACTTCAAAGTATCCCTGGACAGTGTGATTAA
- the LOC107225545 gene encoding elongation of very long chain fatty acids protein AAEL008004 isoform X2, translating into MKMLDDLLGWLHPPYNNIDPRTNEWFLLSGAGPITIILVAYIYICTSAGERFMKDKQPYDLRKILIVYNFIQILISIYIFKEGLMAGWLYHFSYTCQPNDYSESEVAIRIARACHSYFLVKLFELLDTLFFVLRKKQRQITFLHLYHHTVMLLSTWVGTRYFSGTLHLTFLGLANSFVHIIMYGYYMLTAFGPEMQKSLMAWKKYLTIMQIVQFGAVGIHAAQIFFIECDVSKLLATLVCLNSIIFIYLFSSFYIQNYCKSDTNHVRNTSSSKTGYTSKKSE; encoded by the exons ATGAAAATGTTGGACGATCTGTTGGGATGGCTTCATCCTCcgtacaataatatcg ATCCGAGAACCAACGAGTGGTTTTTATTGTCGGGAGCAGGTCCGATCACTATTATACTAGTGGCGTACATTTACATTTGTACTTCGGCAGGTGAAAGATTTATGAAAGACAAGCAGCCCTATGATTTACGCAAGATTCTCATAGTGTAcaactttattcaaattctAATCAGCATCTACATATTCAAAGAAGGTTTAATGGCAGGCTGGCTGTACCATTTCAGCTACACGTGTCAGCCAAATGATTATTCGGAGAGTGAAGTAGCAATACGA ATAGCCAGAGCTTGTCATTCATACTTCCTCGTCAAGCTGTTTGAACTTCTGGACACCTTATTCTTTGTACTTCGGAAAAAGCAGCGTCAAATAACTTTCCTCCACCTCTATCATCACACCGTAATGCTACTATCAACTTGGGTTGGAACTCGTTATTTCAGTGGAACGTTACATTTGACATTTTTGGGGTTGGCAAACAGCTTTGTTCATATAATTATGTACGGCTATTACATGCTGACGGCCTTCGGGCCGGAAATGCAAAAATCCCTAATGGCCTGGAAAAAGTATCTAACAATAATGCAAATAGTACAATTCGGCGCTGTTGGCATACACGCTGCacagatatttttcattgaatgTGACGTATCAAAACTACTGGCTACACTTGTTTGCCTGAATAGTATTATATTCATCTACCTCTTCTCGTCTTTTTATATTCAGAATTATTGTAAGAGTGACACCAACCATGTAAGAAACACAAGTTCATCGAAAACTGGTTACACTagtaaaaaatctgaataa